TTATTATGCACGGTCATCTTTCTTCCTTTCACCAGTTCGGCTACAGGAGAGAACAACCACAAGCCGTGGCAAATCACTCCCTTAACGATGTCCTTGCGCGCAAATACTTTTTGCAAGAACACACATGCAGGAGGAAGCTTCGTCACATCTTCGGTATACCGAAGACGGTCTGACACCATACCTGCAGGCACGATAATAGCTGCATAATCATTAAGAGCCTCATCATCAAGCGCCTCAAAGCTCTCATTACAATAAAACGGTGCCCTGAATTCATGCCCGCTAAACGTAATGCCCTCGTTGCCCCAAAGACGGGACAGAAAATGAACCTCATACCCGGCTTCCTTGAAACGGAACTGATAATAGAAGATTTCATTTTCATAGAAATCGCTTTCTATAAGTATTCCTATCTTATTTTTCATCATCAATCTTTTTCTTGATAGTCAATATATTTTCATTACCTACATGTTCATACGACACGTTATCCATCATCTGAACCGTAAGGAAGATTCCAAGTCCCCCTATCTGGCGTTCTTCCAGCGGAAGAGAAACATCCGGCATATCCCTTTCCAACGGATTGAACGGCACACCTCCATCAATAAACTTCAGCGTGATGCATCCGTCGGCCTTCTCTATCTGAATCTTCAGATAACCTTCCACGCCTTCAGGGTAAGCATAACTTACCACATTGACCACCAGTTCCTCGCAAACCAGATGAATGGCATACAATTCCTTGGTGCATGATGCCACCTCCCCGGTCTGGAGGATGGCATCAATGATTTCTTCCGTTCTGCCTGCAATAGGCTTGAAAACCAATTCTTTCATAGCATTACCTGCTTACTTGCTTACGAAAGAAATGTAGTTCTGCAGACCTGTCATTTCAAACACGCTACGGATATCAGCAGCGCAATTCACAAACTCAATTACAGGGTTTCCGCCCAATTTCTGCTTGGCAAAAATAATGGTACGTATACCGCTACTGGCAATATAAGCCAGCTTGGTGGCATCAAAGACAACTTTTTCTATGCCCTTGCCTTTGTATCCGTTCAATTCTTCCATAAGGGCAGGAGCATTGCCTGTAGTAAGCTGGTCACCTAAAACGATAGTCAAGGTATTACCTTCCTGATTGATTACAAATTGATTATCCATATCTTTTTAATTTATAATTTTACAATTTACTATTTACAGTTTTCTATTTCCCAACCAAAATCATGATAGAACGCGGCCCTACCAGGATTTCCTGCTGGTTTTCAATCATACACTCTTCTCCCGGTTCGCAAATATCGTCCGGAGCAGCCATTTCCGTATTGGCAAATACATGCCATGCCATGCCTTCGGGCAATTGCGGGAGTTCGAACCCATGCATGTCCCAATGCATATTCATGGCTACATAAATAAAATCATCAGGCACCCCGTCTGTCTCCGCATACCGTCCGTTCAGCATAAAGGCTGCGGTCAGATTGTTATATCCGGTATCAGGACGCCATGCTTTTACACCGTGCCATGAGAAATCGGGATATCCCAGATTACGGTAATCACAATGCCCGAAATGATATTCGAAACGCAATGCTTTATGAGCCTGACGGAAGCGGATAATCTTACGGAAGTAATTATAAATGTCCTCATTCTTCTGCAGATTCGTCCAATCGAGCCATCCGATTTCATTATCCTGACAATAAGCATTGTTATTTCCATATTGGGTATTCCCCATTTCGTCACCCGATAATATCATCGGAATACCCTGGCTTACCATCAACAAGGATATTGCATTCTTTATCTGTTTATGACGCAGGTAGTTGATTCCCGCATCTTCACATTCGCCTTCCCAGCCGCAATTCCAGCTATTGTTATTGTCTTCTCCATCCCGGTTGTCCTCGCCATTCGCTTCATTGTGCTTGCCATTATACGATACAAGATCCATCAATGTAAATCCATCATGTGCTGTAATAAAGTTCACACTTGCCTTAATGCCTCGGTTTTGAGAGGCATACAAGTCGGCTGAACCTGCGATACGTTCTTTCACATCGCCCAATACATGTTCGTCACCTTTCAGGAACCTGCGGATGCTATCCCGGTATTTCCCGTTCCATTCCGCCCAGCGCCCCCATGAAGGAAATGCACCTACCTGATACAAGCCTCCGGCATCCCATGCCTCAGCTATCAATTTGGTTTTACCCAAAATAGGGTCATGAGCCAATGACTCCAGCAAAGGCGGATTAGGCATCGGACATCCATTCTGGTCACGTCCCAAGATAGCCGCCAAATCGAAACGGAATCCATCCACGTGATAATCGGTTACCCAATAACGCAAGCTTTCTACAATCATATCCCGCACATTGGGGTTATTGCAATTCAACGTATTGCCGCACCCGCTGAAGTTAAAATAATAACCTTCCGGAGTCAACATGTAATAAGTCTTATTGTCAATACCCCGATACGAGATATAAGGCCCATTCTCATTCCCTTCTGCCGTATGGTTGAAAACCACATCCAGGATAACTTCAATACCATTCGCATGAAGTTGCTTGATAAGATTTTTCAATTCATCCACCTGCATACCGAAACGCCCGGTAGATGCGTATGCGGCTTTAGGGGCAAAGAAGCCTACATTGCTATATCCCCATACGTTGTAAAGCATATGCCCATCAACCGGAGAAGGCTTGCTGTTCTCAAATTCGTCAAACTCATGAATCGGCATCAATTCCACGCAATTCACGCCTAACTCCTTCAAATAAGGAATCTTTTCGGCTATGCCGGCAAAGGTTCCGGGATGCTTTACATTCGCATCCGCACCGCATGTAAAATTACGGACGTGCATTTCATAGATGACCAGTTCATTTACCGGAGTTTCCAACGGAAGGTCGTCTTCCCAATCAAAGTCATCACAAACCACACGGGCACGGTATTGATATACATTGTCCCAATCGGGCTGGGCACCCCATACGTCACGTCCTGCAATCAACTTGGCATACGGGTCCATCAAGATTTTCGTCTTATCAAAACGATGACCTTCCTTCGGATTCCACGGCCCGTCCATCCGATAACCATATTCGATATTCTCGAAATCCAAATCGAAGACCATCATCGAGAATACATTTCCCATCTTAAATTCCTTCTGGAAAGGTATTTCGACAAACGGTTCCGGTTCATGATTATGGAAAAGAACCAACGTACAATCCGTAGCGTAACGGGAATAGACCGAAAAGTTTACAGCATTTCCCATTACGGTAGCCCCGAAAGGATAAGGACGCCCTGTACGCAATTTCAATCCTTTATACTCATGTGTCGGGAATAAATCTACTCGCTGCATACTTACCCTATTTGACTTTGACATTCTTCTACCGTATCGAAGTATTTAAAGAAATGTTCGAAGCCTGTAATAGCCATTACTTCCCTCACCTCTTTAGATACACCTACCAAGTACACATTCAAGCCATTGGATGCAGCTACTTTATAAGCATAAAGCATGACACGCAATCCGGCACTCGATACATACTTACATTCAGACAAGTCCAAAATCACACTTTTGTTTTCATCCAAAATAGACAATATGACTTGCTGTTCTTCTTTGCTGGATGAAGCGTCCAACACAGAACCTACTTTATGAACTTCCGCACTCATCTTTTTCAATCTTTAGGAACAATAACGACTTTGACTTTCGGACGATATTCTACGGCAGGCAGCTGTATGGTCAACTTATCTGCATCGAAATTCTTCCATTCCCGTCCGTCAATCCATACTTCCTGCAATTTCACGCTTCCTACAGGCAAGATATCGGGTTGTACACGCAATACATTATCCTTGAAACCATTTACCATAGGTTTGAAATATAAGGTCAACGGTTTCTTGGTATTCAGCAAATTGGTATAAGTAGCTGCCAGATAAGCTAATTCTACTGAATGGTAAGCACTCATCGAGTGGCTTCCCTTCTTACGTTCCGTACCCAGCAGGTAAGGCAAGCCATTAGCCAATACATTGAAATAAACGGCTCCGTCTTCATGGTCAAGGAAATAAGTATTATAGAAGGCAGCTGATTCACGTGCATATTTCAAATATTCCTCTTTGCCATAGATACCATACAGAATCTCGTATGCCAAAATCGCCTGCTCCTGTTGCCACCATGCCTTACGGTCGTGCCATGCGAAACGATAATATTCTTGATTGCCATGCAAACGGCGTTCCATCACATCATACCAACCGCCACGCTGTACGTCCAAACCTACTTGAGGCATGACCTCTGCAATGTGCTGGGCAAATTCTTCATACGATTTCTTCGGGCAGATGCTATTGATACGCATCAAGTTCCATGCAATCTTCAGATTATGCCCCACTACCGCACGGTCTTGTTGCCATCCCCATGTCAGGTCATGACTCCAATCGTCCATAAAACGCTCATTTACAAACGGGCTATTCTCATAATCCGGGAAATGTGTAGTGATAGTATCGGCTGTATATTCCAAGAAATCCTTGTATTTCTTTTCCTCAGTAGCCAGATACAAGTTAATCAAATAAGCAGGAGCATGATCACCTACAGAGTTCCAGTTCTTACGCATCCGGTTCGGGCCAAGGCTTGAACTGTCCGGACTCAACAATACCGGGTCTATATGCGAATAATATCCTTCTCCTTTCTTATCCTTGAAGAAACGTTCGAAAAGGTCGATAGTCAATTCAGCATCGCGCAAAATAGAAGGGTCACCGTTCACACGGTAAGTCTGAATCGGACCAGCCAATGCATAAATCTGCTCATACATCGGGATGGCATCGTAATCATCGCCAAACTCAGAAGTAAAGATTTTCTTTTCTTTGTCCCCATCAATGTCAATGCCATGATACCAATAAACCACATTCTCATCTACATCGTAGAAACGCATGTGTTTTTTCAGGTATTCCACACCTTTTTCAGCTGTTTCCAAGAAAATGTCTTCACCTGTCAGCATAAAAGCGGAAGCCATACCGTAAATCATACGTGAAATCGTATCGGTTTCCTGGCGGAAAGAGTTCACTTCCCGTTTGCCGCCCAGGCTTACCGCCGTACGGTATTTTTCATAATCGATTTCACCATCACCGAACTGCGCACGGACAAAAAAGTTACAGATACTTTTTGCCTGATTAGCCCACCAGTTGGATTCTTCAAAACGGAACTTACCTAATTCTCTTTCCGGAAAATCTATCTGTTTTGCTTCAAATGTATACTGCCCGTCATGTTGGGGATAGAAAATACCAAAGACAAAAGCCATACGGCCATTTTGAGACAAAAGCTGATAAAGATTACCAGTAGCATCCTGGTAAGGTTCGTCCAAATTACGCATCAAACGCGCAAATGTAGTATCTGTTAACAATACAGGGAAAGAACGTTTATCTGTTGTTGTCAACGTAAAACATTTCTCACTTTCATTAAAATCGCTTACATATCCGGCAATCAGATCTGTAAATTCAAACTGCATCTTATCGGCAGGTTTGAATACTTTAAAATTGTCTTTCATAAAAAAAGGTCTTTTATTGTACTACATGTGTTATTTCAATCGTTTCAATATCAACATCGTAATGTCATCGCTTTGAGGTTCGTTCCCGACAAAATCCTTCAAGTCTTCCAAAATAGCTTCCGCTATTTCTTCGCTCCCTGCACCCGGTACACTCTTCAAGGTTTTCTCTAATCCGCTTTCCGAAAACATTTCCCGGTTTTCATTAAAGGCTTCTGTCACACCATCGGTGTAGAGAATCAACGTGTCTCCCGGCTCCAAAGTCAAGCTCGAATTTGTATAGACAAAATCATCAAATACGCCTACGATAAAATTCTTGGAAAGCGGTAATGGTTCTACGGTATTATTCTTACGCAATAAATACGGAGGATTGTGCCCTGCATTCGTATAGTCCACCTCGCCGGTCTTGATATTGTAAATACCATAAAAGACCGTTACAAACATCGAGTCAAGACTTTCGTTACACAACAATTTATTAGCATAATTGATGCATTCATGAGAAGGGACTCCCCTGATGCCTGTAGCACGAATCAATGTCCGGCTTACTGCCATAAACAAGGATGCCGGGACACCTTTCCCCGATACATCGGCTATTACAAAGCCGATTCGTTCTTCGTCTATCTGGAAAAAGTCGTAGAAATCTCCACCCACATCTTTCGCCGGAGTCATTGAGGCATAAATGTCAACAACATCAGCCAACTTAGGGAATGGCGGAAATTTACGAGGCAATATAGCCTGCTGAATCTCACCAGCCACCGCTAAATCATTTTTAATAGACTCCAACTGATCATGTTCATTCTGCGATTCTCTGACAAAATTTATTTGCTCAATCGCCTTTTCTATCGTGCGTGACAAATCATCCAAATCAATCGGTTTAGTAGCGAAATCAAATGCACCGTTGTTCATCGCCGAACGGATGTTGTCCATATCGCCGTATGCAGACACCATAATGCATTTCAATGCCGGATTCCTCATCTCGTTGATGCGGGTCAACAAAGTAAGCCCATCCATTTCGGGCATATTGATATCACTCAAAATAATATCAAAGTCTTTCTTTTCCAACACCAATTGCAAGGCTTCCAAACCATTATGCGCAAAGGTGAACTCGTATTCACCCTTGCGGATTTTCCGACGAAAATACTGGGTCAGCAGTATTTCCAAGTCCTGTTCATCGTCTACGCTTAAAATTTTAATTGCCATATCTTATTCATTCTAATAATTTATACCTTTAAATTCTTTCTACGTCACTTCGTAGATATGCAATTTTCTAACGGTTTTTTCGGCAAAGTATGAGCAAATGCCACCACCAAAAAACCGATTATCACAGAAGTAACGGCACACACAATAAAACGCATTCTACCAGAACCATCCATCGAATTATCTACAAACAAGTCCGTATAAAGCGGAGACACAAATTGTCCCACTTGAGCCACCGACATGATAATAGCTACTCCTAAAGTCCGCTGGCGCGGAGTGACAATGCGCGGCAAGAAAAGAGAAATGGGAGGCAAAGCGAAGCCGCCGCCAAGCCCCACGACCAAACATCCTGCCATCAAGACGCTATACGAATGAGAGCAAGCGATAATGACATATCCTGCCGCCATTATCACCGTGGCAAAAGGCATGGTCCAGTCTTTCAGATTCCGCATAATCCAAGCCAACAACACACCGGCAATAATCGCCGGGATACGCATCAGAGAAAGCGCATAGCCACACTCTTTCGCATTGCCGATACCCTCCACGTCCATAAACAACGCCAAGTCGGTATTTATCACAAAGTAACAAGCAAATATCATCATGGCAAAAAACGCTAAAACAAATATCTTCTTATTCATTCCCGTTTTCTTGCCTACACCACCTGCAGCATTTTTGGGGGAAGCCAACGGTGGAATAGAAGGCATAAACAAAGCGGTCAATACGATTGATATAACCACAAAGGCGTAACACAAGAACGAATAACGCCACGAAATACTTGCCAACACACCCGACAAACTCATAAAAAGCAAACCGCCCAACTGGTTAAAAGAGCCTTGTAAGCCCAAAAGCTTGCTACGTTTATTGGTATCCGGAGCAAAATCAAATATCAGTGAAGTGGATAAAGGAGTCATAATGCCTAAACCTATTCCGAAAAACAAACGCATTAACAACAAAAGCCGGAAATCGTTCACAAAACCTCCAGCCACACCAAATACAAGAAAAAGTATCATCCCGGTAAGCAAAAGCTTTTTCTTGTCTATCTTAGCAGTAAGACGCGCGGAAAACAATCCTATCGGCATCATTATCAACGTAGGCAAGGTTAAAACCAACTTGGCTTGTGTTTCCGAAATATGCGGGAATGCATCCCGTATAGCAGCCAAGGCAGGAGATACTGCCGTAGGTGCCATAATAGTAAGCACAGATACCGATAAAATAGACGGTATCAACATTTTCGAATATTTCTTTGTCTCTTCCATTTTTATATTCAATTATCCTCCCATTTTTTATAAGAACATGCGGACAGGCTTGCCTACAGTCACACTCAAGCGCAGATAATTCACCACGCCTCCTATATACGAAGGCTTATCCGCATTGTAACGACAAAGCATCATTGATAAACAACTTTCTGCCAAACACATGTGCCGATGATGAACCGGCATTATCATTCAGGAAAGATATGGTAGAATAAATATTTGTCCGATCCGGCAAAAGAATTTTCCGTGCCATGAATGTCCGTATTCAACCTGATTAATATGTCCGGAAAATGAATATATACTTCATAAGCAATTCCAGTTAACTGCTACAGCCCACGAAGATAACTGACTTGGCAAAGTAAGTATATATTCATTTTGCACACCATTGCTCCGGTTCATTACGGACATGCATTTTTATATTTATACCCTCCCCAAACTGAAAGGCGGATACACTTCACTATCTACCAACACATCAATAATGCAAGGCTTGTTCAACGCGATGGCATCCTGCAACGCCGGCAAGAATTCTTCCAATTTTTCTACCCTATATCCTTTCGCTCCACATGCTTCGGCATACTTCACAAAATCCGGATTCTCAAACTGCATATATGCCTCGTCATTATACATATTCAGCAAGAACTTCTTGATGATATTAAATTCACTGTTATTGAATATAATCCAAATAACAGGAATGTTATATTGCACTGCTGTCATCAATTCGAATCCTGCCATCTGATAGCATCCATCACCCACGCCTGCAATCACCACTTTATCCGGATTAGCGCATTTCACTCCCAAGCAGCCGTTCGTATGGCTTGCCATCGGTCCGAAACTTCCCGGATTCTGATAGCGCTGATTCTTATTCAACTGCAAATAACAGCTCAACCACAACATGTGCGAACCGGCATCACCCATTACAATGGCATTGTCTGGCAGATTCTGAGACAAGACACGGACGATATCTCCCGGAAAAATCCGTTGGGCATCCGTATGCACCGGTTCCTCATAATAATGTCTGTTGGGCAATGTACCGATTTGCAAGGAGGGCAAATTACGTTTCTCCAACAAAGGCAATAACTCCTGAAGTGCCAATTTGATATCGCTTACCACCGCTACATCAGCTTTATACACTTTATTGATTTCAGCCGGATCAATATTCACATGAATCAACTGTTTATTCGCATATAAATCCGGTTGGAATGAGAATGTAGCATTTTGAGCGAACGAATTTCCCATCGCGAGCACGACTTCCGCCTCCTGAAAATACGTATTAGCAGCCTTGTCACCCGATGTTCCATACATGCCTAAACACAAAGGATGATTCTCCGGCAATAATCCTTTGGCATCCATTGTCTGGACAAACGGTATTTGATACCTTTCTATTAATTGGAGCAATTCGCCGGATGCCTCACTACGCACGCAACCATAACCAATCATCGCCAGCACTTTCTTATTCTTACTGATTGCATCAGCCAATGCATCCGCCGCTTTTTGCAGAGCTTCTTCCGTTGCCTTAACCGCTTTTACACGGATGTTAATCGGACGGAAATTGGTTACTTCTGCCGTAGTCACATCTTTCGGTATATGGATATGCACCGGTCCCGGACGCCCGTCGAATGCTGTATTTATAGCGTCTTCCAAGATATCACACGTATCTTCTGCCCGCTCCAATACATACGATTTTTTAGTCGTAGCCGAAAACATCACCTGCGAATCAGGCGTACGGCTCAATCCTGTAGATTCGTTCAACGCACCTTTTCCCCGTTGTCCCATTGAAGTATATCCTGTTATAGCCAATATGGGCAACGAATCGGATAATGCTACCGCCATGCCTGAGAACAAATTAAACGCACCCGGACCTCCCGTCGCAAAGCACACACCCAAATTATTCGGGTTAAACATAGTGTAGCCACATGCCATGAACGACGCCGCCTGCTCATTGCGGATAATAACGGTCTTTATTTTTTTCGAATCGCGCAGAGCCAACAACATAGAGGCGTTTACCTGTCCGCTCCCTCCAAATACATAGCTCACGCCGATATCTTCCAGTGCTTTTACGATGGTTTGGTTTACATCCATAATAAATCCTTTTTATTATATGTTAGTTTTACTTCTGTTTATCAGCCCACTCATCCTCGTTAAACTTTGCTTTCGCGCTTTTAGGAGGATTCTCAGAAAATAATTTTCCGCCTGTAGCTGCCTCGTTCAAACCGTATCCGTTAAAAAAAAGATAAATACGGTCTTTAGGCACTCCGCTTACTTCGGAAAAGGTAGAGATGAACTTATCGGCTACAATCTTCTTTTGCTCGTCGGTCATCTCAATGCTATGAATTATTATTGCCGGCATTTTGCTTTTTGATTAAAAAAGGAATAAGTCATGTGCGGAATTAACCCCACACATGACTCTCCTTATAATTATTATTTAAGAGAATTCAACACTTTCACAATCATATCACCGTATGCGATAGATGATTCTACCGAAGTACCGGTAATAAACGGATGATCGTAATAAACTTGCGGGTCTTCACGACTTGCATTGATACGTGCTATACAAGCGCCGTTAGGACCTACAGCGTCACGAACCAAGTCTTCGATAGGCCACAAGAATCCCGGAGTAATCACATTCGTACCGCAATTGTCAGGAGTTGCACCATACAATTCGTATGACATAGCCATACCCGGACCATAGAAATCCCATGCACGTGGATGAGCACAAATCTTCTTGCCATACACAATCGACTTATAATCATTTTCCGGGTCGCGGAGGAATACCAATGTAGAAACGGCATAGCACAATGCAGCCACAATCTTACCGCTCTTATAAGCATCCATAATCAGCTTATGCAATTCCCAGCAATTACACATATCCAACATAGCACCCGGACCGCCAGTCAAAGCAATCGCATCATAATCAGCCATGTTTACTTCTGAGAATTTCAACGGATGTGCCCATTCTTCGCCATCTACCAATTCCTTGCAGCGGTCGCAAACTTCTTTCGGATTAGTCTTGATATTCTGTACACCGTCTACAAAATCAGGGTCTACACTGATTTGGAAAGGAAGCGGTTTCTTTCCTTGCGGAGTAGCCAAAGTCACTTCAAAACCAGCTTTCTTACATGCATCCCACGGAGCCTGCAATTCCTCACCCCATGAACCATAATTCGTTGCAATAATTAAAACTTTCTTTGCCATAATCTCAATAGGTATTTAAAATTAAACATACAGGGAAAAAACCTGCTTTTTTAACACTCTTACTTTGTAATAACCAATTTATCCGCATTCAGAACTTGGAAGGTATCGCCACGTTGCATCGCCTCGTCACGCTGATAAACCAAGCCTTCAGCTTTTACATCCGACACGGCATTATCTCCCGTCAGTGTCAAACGAGTATGCGCGAAATCAAAGATTCCGCTATTGCAGACAAACAAATCTTTCGTTTCTGTAAAGTTCCGGGCTTCCGTATGCCATTCGCCTATCTCTACATGATACGGAAAATCTTTAGCCGACTGAGCGTTTACGCCCACTTCCGCTACCAGAAAATCATAGGGCCCCGACTTTGACACCGTAATCGAGCCGGTATTTTCCATGCGATGAATATGTTCTTCCTTGCCTACCATCTCGCTATAGATACCAAACGCAACCGCCTTCGGAGTAGAAGCCTCGCTTCCTTCCAAATGAATCTTCACCGTACCCTTATTGACCAAAGGAGGAACAAGCTGGGTATTCGGCAATGAATGTTCATAAAAAGCACATGCCAAAGGATAAGATTGGTACAAGAACGACACCTTATTAACAATGAAATGCGCACGCGAAACAATATCAATATCTCCGGCATTAATCAAATGCGTATTGGCAAAACGGGCTATCGTCATGATTCTTCCTGTCGAATTGATTCGGATAGAACCATAATTGGCAATCGTTCCGCCAGTACCTGTTGTAGCCAACACACGGACGGTAGAAGCCTTCTCGACATCCACATTGATTTTCCCGTTATTGATGATGGTCACATTATTGACCGGAAGAGCGATGACACGGGTCTGTGTATCGAATGAGCCGTTACCCAACAATTCGATAGTCCCATTATTGATAACCGTCGAATTCTCACCCGCCAACAACGTTTCTCCATATACAGCCGTTTCCAAATCCTTCTCCTGATCGAAATAAATCCGGATAATTCCCTCGTTGATAATGGTCGAATCCTTACCGGCAGCCATGGCAAAACATTTCACGAAACGATATGTTCCGTTCGGGTCATCAGGCGTAGCCTTTACTTGCGCCTTATAAGCGTCAACAATGTCATGCATATGTATCTCGATGACGCCTTCATTTATCAAAGTCGCATTCGGAGCCAAACGCTGCTGTCCCGGATTTTCTTCATCATCCATCAATGCCGCCAAAGCATACAGAACGATATTACGCCCCTTAAGCACTTTACCGGCGGCAATCGCCTGCTCAGTAATATCCGCTACATTACCTGCCTCTGGCTTAGTGATAACCAGATGTTCACGGTTGACATAATACCCTGCGCTCCCTACACGGACACTTTTTCTTACTATATTTTCCATATTCTATTTTCTGTTTTATTTGTCAGACAAAGACACCTGATTATTTTCTTTATCCCATGTCAGATTAACATTTCTTTCATCAGCTGCTTTTATGTCAAAGTTTTCATATCCGGAATACTCATAACGAAACATCGTTCTTCCTCCATTATAAAGCAATGCTTCCGGAGCTACACTGTAAGAAGTTCCGTCCACATAATCTTCTCCTTTCTTCAGCAGCAATTCTCCTCCGCCAAAATCCATATTGACACCTTGACCGTAAAACAAATCCTGAGTTTGGGAAAAATCGCGTAACGTCGTATTCCAACGTCCCAGCTTAATGCAGCAAGCTTCTTCTCTTACCGCAGGACGAGTTATGAATCCAGCCTCTGCCATTCTGAAATCTATCGGACCGCTTTGTGACACTTCGATGCTTCCATCATTGATGACATTCACCTGCAAATCTCCCCCTCCGGCACTCATCAAGTCACAATACATGCCATAACCTTGACTTACCGAATTAGAGCGTTCACTTCCTTCAATGGCAATGCTGATACTGCCCCGGTTCACCAAAGAAGGCATCTGCGTACGTCCGTCCGACAAAGGGTCGTACATCGCACAAACGACAGGATTCTCAGCGTTGCCCACAGCGGTATATCCTTCAGGAAGGTCAACCATGGTCAAGTCAACCACACCATTGTTTATCAAATTAGAATCCCCGTAACGGGTCATGCAAAGTATATAACCAGGTAACCGCATCTGCATCGTACCATCGTTTATCACATT
The Phocaeicola salanitronis DSM 18170 genome window above contains:
- a CDS encoding MFS transporter; this translates as MEETKKYSKMLIPSILSVSVLTIMAPTAVSPALAAIRDAFPHISETQAKLVLTLPTLIMMPIGLFSARLTAKIDKKKLLLTGMILFLVFGVAGGFVNDFRLLLLMRLFFGIGLGIMTPLSTSLIFDFAPDTNKRSKLLGLQGSFNQLGGLLFMSLSGVLASISWRYSFLCYAFVVISIVLTALFMPSIPPLASPKNAAGGVGKKTGMNKKIFVLAFFAMMIFACYFVINTDLALFMDVEGIGNAKECGYALSLMRIPAIIAGVLLAWIMRNLKDWTMPFATVIMAAGYVIIACSHSYSVLMAGCLVVGLGGGFALPPISLFLPRIVTPRQRTLGVAIIMSVAQVGQFVSPLYTDLFVDNSMDGSGRMRFIVCAVTSVIIGFLVVAFAHTLPKKPLENCISTK
- a CDS encoding type 1 glutamine amidotransferase domain-containing protein; protein product: MAKKVLIIATNYGSWGEELQAPWDACKKAGFEVTLATPQGKKPLPFQISVDPDFVDGVQNIKTNPKEVCDRCKELVDGEEWAHPLKFSEVNMADYDAIALTGGPGAMLDMCNCWELHKLIMDAYKSGKIVAALCYAVSTLVFLRDPENDYKSIVYGKKICAHPRAWDFYGPGMAMSYELYGATPDNCGTNVITPGFLWPIEDLVRDAVGPNGACIARINASREDPQVYYDHPFITGTSVESSIAYGDMIVKVLNSLK
- a CDS encoding tautomerase family protein, which encodes MPAIIIHSIEMTDEQKKIVADKFISTFSEVSGVPKDRIYLFFNGYGLNEAATGGKLFSENPPKSAKAKFNEDEWADKQK
- a CDS encoding thiamine pyrophosphate-binding protein, producing MDVNQTIVKALEDIGVSYVFGGSGQVNASMLLALRDSKKIKTVIIRNEQAASFMACGYTMFNPNNLGVCFATGGPGAFNLFSGMAVALSDSLPILAITGYTSMGQRGKGALNESTGLSRTPDSQVMFSATTKKSYVLERAEDTCDILEDAINTAFDGRPGPVHIHIPKDVTTAEVTNFRPINIRVKAVKATEEALQKAADALADAISKNKKVLAMIGYGCVRSEASGELLQLIERYQIPFVQTMDAKGLLPENHPLCLGMYGTSGDKAANTYFQEAEVVLAMGNSFAQNATFSFQPDLYANKQLIHVNIDPAEINKVYKADVAVVSDIKLALQELLPLLEKRNLPSLQIGTLPNRHYYEEPVHTDAQRIFPGDIVRVLSQNLPDNAIVMGDAGSHMLWLSCYLQLNKNQRYQNPGSFGPMASHTNGCLGVKCANPDKVVIAGVGDGCYQMAGFELMTAVQYNIPVIWIIFNNSEFNIIKKFLLNMYNDEAYMQFENPDFVKYAEACGAKGYRVEKLEEFLPALQDAIALNKPCIIDVLVDSEVYPPFSLGRV